One genomic window of Anser cygnoides isolate HZ-2024a breed goose chromosome 11, Taihu_goose_T2T_genome, whole genome shotgun sequence includes the following:
- the ALPK3 gene encoding LOW QUALITY PROTEIN: alpha-protein kinase 3 (The sequence of the model RefSeq protein was modified relative to this genomic sequence to represent the inferred CDS: deleted 1 base in 1 codon), with product MPAVIDRAGSGGAPGRGSRSPAAAMGSPRRALSNSYAGNGRLSPPLRPGSVEGAEEAENAAWASRPNRRSYLLSIRPQNSLSSSRFSLSSLGRSTFCAIISQLTEETQPLFETTIKSRSVSEDSDARFTCIVTGYPQPEVTWYKDDEEMDRYCGLPKYEIFRHGNRHTLQLYKCREEDAGIYQASARNNKGIVSCSGVLEVGTMTEFKIHQKWFAKIKRKAEEKLREIEQSKKRGKENVEVENVQGMSPDRLQRKRRLARDLNLRSGASLWEKEDAAKVHVGDSQSRFHEAELKEQSVNTMTGLPNKLVAPLKAEVTTNGDACLESAEENGNGFLAYIYETVEDLVAKPMAKDSAAKKKKKVEDAPAAKQEVSKREESGRDRTKPSANPRFAPPVPLRRNAHLRVANDQEVENIPKIKESGKAVNQDAKINGDVHFSLKEMYFDNQVKAAAEKEEAGAKEEAAREAALQPAGVSRQTEGASPSSKVSKAGPAPPEGRKSQHTAQKSEGHKAVGPEVAGAVGQSASDLKHPVSGPTVDTGQQANKLEEPKKETPVCQETRGSGKRTNPRLRPREPPKPPPADHTQPHKEHPPSRKRSEGHSHTLEGREAQQGLSNQNVKSQGNKEPLPKKLSPPEPGENTPPEQNAHQAMVKDGKSKEAGLETSGSEPCAEARGSSVAESSPVVGGTRLGLREAETPAPASVQVAKEESSPVVGGKTLGLREAETSAPALVQVAKEESSPVVGGTPLGLQEAETPAPASVRVAKEESSPVVGGKTLGLREAETSAPALVQVAKEESSPVVGGTPLGLQEAETPAPASVRVAKEESSPVVGGTPLGLQEAETPAPASVQVAKEEPVPTLAAGTLAAQEALPAAHSSQGKESAAGEAPSGAQLLPPASKATETKKADGSAPQEEFPASASGEESAKQVPVVPQRKEGAEQTAAAPNQEPAAPSGTFERGTEVQPQAPLVLPSPEKPQEMTLEEKMQHKNLVSSLKSYLLLLLKMSDSSNSDTKEDAEPRDEEQPTAEEAALPEIGIAGLSPRTSRRVLEKVQNNQLFQTAENLPLTPRTTRRITGLIHEEFVTSKEMLACRPVPPKRRTKVAPEAEGSSQLSVPSIVVGSVPAAGAGQPPNNAPNLPPVSPEKESPSDPLVALPCATPEELASGARRKIYLPKTKQAGEEEEATPESQGHARSPTVSPRQSRKNAALLQTPAQAPSPPAEQRSPTLMRKMATLEVPKLYDEPTGDSSNDPEVPEDAKLEGQPAESKKANNPFKAPQVIRKIRAEQFSDASGNLKLWCQFFNILSDSKLMWYKDEIPVAEAQRSAGDEGQAALAIVQASQKDCGVYRCVISNEYGTDSTDFLLSPEVLSGFILREEIEVGEEIEMTPMVFAKGLADAGYWGDKFFGRVVSEDMEVGAGFLRKACRARAIYGLEPIFESGHTCVIKVHNFIVFGTKNENSLIEKNYDITIQECKIQNSSREYCKIFAAEARAVPDFGAVPEIIPLYLIYRPANNIPYATMEEDLGGPCEQYCVTERDGSLVARGTSEIVLKCCAFQHWVYQWTNGNILVTDMEGVGWKMTNVRIATNLKGYQGLKESCFPSLLEQFAATHQCNHYCSILGLKTLEPAKPKGSKSPSTGRKSTQSSPQLPKKGMASPQGTRKATVSPRSSRRAVEAGEAQAASKLRSGEGSGSGCPQ from the exons GGTACCCGCAGCCAGAGGTGACATGGTACAAGGATGATGAAGAGATGGACCGCTACTGTGGCTTACCTAAGTATGAGATTTTCCGCCATGGAAATCGCCACACCCTGCAGCTGTACAA GTGCCGAGAGGAAGATGCAGGCATTTACCAGGCCTCAGCTAGAAATAACAAAGGCATCGTGTCCTGCTCAGGCGTGCTGGAAGTGGGAACCATGACGGAGTTCAAAATCCATCAGAAGTGGTTTGCcaaaattaagagaaaagctgaagaaaaactgcGAGAGATAGAACAGAGCAAGAAACGAGGGAAAGAGAATGTGGAGGTGGAGAATGTGCAGGGAATGAGCCCCGATCGGCTCCAGAGAAAGCGGAGGCTGGCCAGGGATCTGAATCTCCGGTCGGGAGCCTCTCTATGGGAGAAAGAGGATGCAGCAAAAGTGCATGTCGGTGATTCTCAGTCCAGATTCCACGAGGCTGAGTTGAAGGAACAGTCAGTAAACACGATGACTGGCTTACCAAACAAACTGGTAGCACCTTTGAAAGCAGAGGTGACCACCAATGGAGATGCCTGTTTGGAAAGTGCAGAAGAGAATGGGAATGGCTTTCTTGCGTACATCTACGAGACAGTGGAAGACCTAGTGGCTAAGCCAATGGCCAAAGACTCCGCAgctaaaaagaagaagaaagtggaGGATGctccagcagcaaagcaggaagTTTCAAAGCGAGAGGAAAGTGGGAGAGACAGGACAAAACCCTCAGCAAATCCAAGGTTTGCCCCTCCCGTCCCCTTACGCAGGAATGCACATCTGAGGGTGGCAAATGATCAAGAAGTGGAAAATATTCCAAAGATCAAAGAGTCTGGGAAAGCTGTGAATCAGGATGCTAAAATTAATGGTGATGTGCACTTCTCTTTGAAAGAGATGTATTTTGATAATCaagtgaaagcagcagcagagaaggaggaggcaggagccaAGGAAGAGGCTGCGAGagaggctgccctgcagcccgcGGGTGTCAGCAGGCAGACAGAGGGTGCTTCACCATCCTCAAAGGTGTCAAAGGCAGGACCTGCACCACCTGAGGGAAGGAAGAGccagcacacagcacagaagtcgGAGGGACATAAAGCCGTCGGTCCAGAG GTTGCAGGAGCAGTGGGACAGTCTGCTAGTGACCTAAAACATCCAGTGTCTGGCCCAACAGTAGATACCGGTCAGCAAGCCAACAAGTTAGAGGAGCCCAAGAAGGAGACTCCAGTTTGCCAGGAGACCAGGGGGTCTGGAAAAAGGACGAACCCCAGGTTGAGGCCTCGGGAGCCACCAAAGCCACCACCAGCAGACCACACACAGCCCCACAAGGAGCATCCTCCCTCTAGGAAACGGTCAGAAGGACATTCCCATACTCTTGAGGGCAGAGAGGCCCAACAAGGACTGTCAAATCAAAATGTCAAGAGCCAAGGTAATAAAGAGCCATTGCCAAAGAAACTGAGTCCTCCAGAGCCTGGAGAAAATACTCCTCCTGAGCAAAATGCACATCAGGCGATGGTAAAGGATGGGAAGAGCAAAGAGGCAGGCTTAGAGACATCTGGGAGTGAGCCCTGCGCAGAGGCAAGAGGGAGCAGTGTAGCAGAGTCATCCCCTGTGGTGGGAGGGACACGTCTGGGGCTTCGGGAGGCTGAAACACCAGCTCCTGCTTCAGTACAAGTGGCCAAGGAAGAGTCGTCCCCTGTGGTAGGAGGGAAAACTCTGGGGCTTCGGGAGGCTGAAACATCAGCTCCTGCTTTAGTACAAGTGGCCAAGGAAGAGTCGTCCCCTGTGGTGGGAGGAACACCTCTGGGGCTTCAGGAGGCTGAAACACCAGCTCCTGCTTCAGTACGAGTGGCCAAGGAAGAGTCGTCCCCTGTGGTAGGAGGGAAAACTCTGGGGCTTCGGGAGGCTGAAACATCAGCTCCTGCTTTAGTACAAGTGGCCAAGGAAGAGTCGTCCCCTGTGGTGGGAGGAACACCTCTGGGGCTTCAGGAGGCTGAAACACCAGCTCCTGCTTCAGTACGAGTGGCCAAGGAAGAGTCGTCCCCTGTGGTGGGAGGAACACCTCTGGGGCTTCAGGAGGCTGAAACACCAGCTCCTGCTTCAGTACAAGTGGCCAAAGAAGAGCCAGTCCCCACTCTTGCAGCGGGGACGTTGGCGGCACAGgaggcactgcctgcagctcaCAGCAGTCAAGGGAAGGAGTCTGCTGCAGGGGAGGCCCCGTctggagcccagctgctgcctcctgcgAGCAAAGCCACGGAAACCAAAAAGGCAGATGGATCTGCCCCACAGGAAGAGTTTCCAGCCAGTGCTTCAGGGGAGGAGAGTGCCAAACAGGTGCCTGTAGTACctcagaggaaggaaggagcagagcaaacagctgcagctccaaaccaggagccagcagcacctTCGGGCACTTTTGAAAGAGGCACTGAGGTTCAGCCACAAGCACCACTGGTCCTGCCAAGCCCCGAGAAACCTCAGGAAATGACTTTGGAGGAGAAGATGCAGCACAAAAACCTTGTTTCCTCCTTGAAGAGCTAcctcctgctgcttttaaaaatgtcagataGCAGCAACAGTGACACAAAAGAAGATGCTGAGCCCAGGGATGAGGAGCAGCCCACTGCAGAGGAAGCTGCGCTCCCAGAGATAGGCATTGCAGGCCTGAGCCCCCGCACCTCAAGGAGAGTTTTGGAAAAGGTACAAAACAACCAGCTCTTCCAGACAGCAGAGAATTTGCCTCTGACACCCAGGACAACCAGGCGGATCACAGGCCTGATTCATGAGGAATTTGTTACCAGCAAAGAGATGCTGGCTTGCAGGCCTGTGCCACCAAAGAGACGTACAAAGGTGGCTCCCGAAGCAGAGGGGTCATCCCAGCTCTCTGTGCCATCCATCGTGGTGGGCAgcgtgccagcagcaggagcgggACAGCCTCCTAATAATGCTCCCAACTTGCCTCCAGTGAGCCCTGAGAAAGAGAGCCCTAGTGACCCTTTGGTTGCGCTACCTTGTGCCACACCAGAGGAGCTTGCTTCTGGGGCCCGTCGCAAAATATACCTGCCAAAAACGAAGCaagctggggaggaagaggaggcaacCCCGGAGAGCCAAGGGCATGCAAGAAGCCCTACTGTTTCACCGCGGCAATCCAGAAAGAACGCAGCCCTGTTGCAGACACCTGCCCAGGCTCCATCCCCTCCAGCAGAGCAACGCTCGCCAACCCTCATGAGGAAGATGGCCACGTTGGAGGTTCCTAAGCTGTATGATGAACCCACAGGTGACAGCAGCAATGATCCCGAAGTCCCTGAAGATGCTAAGCTGGAAGGGCAGCCAGCAGAATCCAAGAAAGCAAATAACCcgtttaaag CTCCACAGGTGATTCGTAAGATCAGGGCTGAACAATTTTCCGATGCATCAGGAAACCTGAAACTTTGGTGCCAGTTCTTCAATATTTTGAGTGATTCTAAGCTGATGTGGTACAAGGACGAGATCCCTGTAGCAGAAGCACAAAGGAG TGCTGGCGATGAGGGCCAGGCAGCCTTGGCCATCGTGCAGGCATCCCAGAAGGACTGCGGGGTCTACCGCTGTGTGATCAGCAATGAGTACGGCACTGACTCCACTGATTTCCTGCTCAGCCCAGAAG TGCTGTCAGGATTTATCTTGCGGGAAGAGATCGAAG TTGGAGAGGAGATCGAGATGACGCCCATGGTGTTTGCGAAGGGCTTGGCTGACGCAGGCTACTGGGGGGATAAGTTCTTCGGGCGTGTGGTGAGTGAGGACATGGAAGTGGGTGCTGGCTTCCTGCGCAAAGCCTGCCGTGCCAGAGCCATCTACGGCCTAGAGCCCATCTTCGAGTCCGGCCACACCTGCGTCATCAAAGTGCACAATTTTATTGTCTTTGGGACCAAGAATGAGAACAGCCTCATCGAGAAGAACTATGATATCACCATACAG GAATGTAAAATCCAGAACTCTAGCCGTGAGTACTGCAAGATCTTTGCTGCTGAGGCACGAGCCGTCCCTGATTTTGGAGCAGTGCCTGA GATAATTCCTCTGTACCTGATCTACCGACCGGCTAACAACATCCCTTACGCCACAATGGAGGAGGATCTGGGTGGGCCCTGTGAGCAGTACTGTGTCACCGAGAGAGATGGCAGCTTGGTGGCACGAGGCACCTCAGAGATTGTGCTCAAATGCTGTGCCTTCCAGCATTGGGTATACCAGTGGACGAATGGAAACATCCTTGTGACTGACATGGAAG GAGTGGGCTGGAAGATGACCAACGTGCGGATAGCTACCAACCTCAAAGG GTACCAGGGGCTGAAGGAAAGCTGCTTCCCCTCCCTGTTGGAGCAATTCGCAGCCACTCACCAGTGCAACCATTACTGCAGCATCCTGGGCCTGAAGACTCTGGAGCCGGCCAAGCCCAAGGGCTCCAAGAGCCCCTCCACAGGCAGGAAATCAACCCAGTCCAGCCCCCAGCTTCCGAAGAAGGGGATGGCCAGTCCCCAGGGCACCCGGAAGGCTACTGTGAGCCCCAGGAGCTCCCGGAGAGCAGTGGAAGCAGGGGAGGCCCAAGCAGCCTCCAAACTCAGGTCTGGAGAGGGCAGCGGGTCTGGTTGCCCGCAGTAG